A single region of the Sorghum bicolor cultivar BTx623 chromosome 9, Sorghum_bicolor_NCBIv3, whole genome shotgun sequence genome encodes:
- the LOC8075993 gene encoding E3 ubiquitin-protein ligase siah2 produces MAALQDSGSKDPAAKRAGRGVGGEPKQKRARSIVVDTGGGGGSSAPATAPASESRAHPGSAAASLVDADALDCVVCYLPLKPPIFQCDVGHAVCSRCRDKLQATGKCPVCRAVAGRYRRCHVMEQLVESIRVPCAYAAHGCALRLVYYDQESHLLVCEHAPCHCPGEACSFVGSMAALLDHCSTAHKWPCITTVKPNDEDELTICLHDGFNFILADCSTDNKNQSSTASIQCLLLMTVARHPYARIISVHCIDPHAAGSGGQVATSKEMQCQLQYSLHKGSCSLSGNDPVIYNWQIQVSRFRVARTDLSNGLPKPDDCFQVVVPNSVIEDYDKDGIKVNVRIIIKE; encoded by the exons ATGGCGGCTTTGCAGGACTCGGGATCCAAAGATCCTGCGGCGAAGCGAGCAGGAAGGGGAGTGGGAGGTGAACCGAAGCAAAAGCGAGCAAGATCCATCGTGGTCgacaccggcggcggcggagggtcCTCTGCTCCTGCAACAGCGCCGGCGTCAGAGTCGCGCGCTCACCCAGGGAGCGCTGCGGCGTCGTTGGTGGACGCCGACGCCCTCGACTGCGTCGTGTGTTATCTCCCACTGAAGCCCCCCATCTTCCAG tGCGACGTGGGGCACGCGGTCTGTTCACGATGCCGTGACAAGCTCCAGGCCACGGGCAAGTGCCCTGTGTGTAGAGCCGTCGCCGGCAGATACCGCCGGTGCCATGTCATGGAGCAACTGGTGGAGTCCATCCGCGTCCCATGCGCATATGCTGCCCATGGCTGTGCCTTGAGGCTGGTCTACTATGATCAAGAAAGCCACCTCTTGGTTTGCGAGCATGCACCATGCCACTGCCCTGGTGAGGCATGCAGCTTTGTAGGCTCCATGGCTGCGCTCCTGGACCATTGCAGCACAGCGCACAAATGGCCATGCATCACCACAGTCAAGCCCAATGATGAGGACGAATTAACCATCTGCCTCCATGATGGCTTCAATTTCATTCTTGCTGATTGCTCCACAGACAACAAGAATCAAAGTTCCACTGCCAGCATCCAGTGCTTGCTCCTGATGACTGTGGCGCGGCATCCGTATGCCCGCATCATCTCTGTGCACTGCATAGACCCACACGCTGCGGGCAGCGGGGGTCAGGTAGCGACCTCAAAGGAAATGCAATGCCAGCTTCAATATTCACTGCACAAGGGCAGCTGCAGCCTCAGCGGCAATGATCCGGTGATCTATAATTGGCAAATCCAGGTATCAAGGTTTAGAGTAGCCCGCACAGACCTTTCCAATGGGCTTCCTAAACCTGACGATTGCTTCCAGGTTGTGGTACCAAATTCAGTTATTGAAGACTATGACAAggatggtatcaaggtcaatgTTCGTAttattatcaaggaatag
- the LOC8075994 gene encoding E3 ubiquitin-protein ligase SINA-like 7 produces the protein MPWRRRAACVPSCVVEVEAACVMEVGGGVRDWEIVVAAVVVGGVVGREGRGDAAGTGAAAVGEDGGEHLSAFAAVVTPSAIMASSSSSAPDLTVADEDVLECGVCFLPLKPPIFQCARGHVLCSPCSDKLRDAGKCHLCGVAMPGGYQRCHAMERVVDSVRTPCPRAPYGCEARPLYHALQDHVLASCAHAPCHCPAAAAAGEPAACGFKGSIPALLDHVGGAHGWPCTTARYGAPSCSVHLRDGFNFFVSHSHNVDEHGRRYLYLFNVVRHGFCRAASVIRVCPRVPAVKRVKLVLSFSYPKKREGMNETLVNDQFFHEQRIEFRVACSDLSDGLPDSYQLIVSKYLLRDDDDDMVVVVKQIFSSV, from the exons ATGCCCTGGCGTCGGCGTGCAGCCTGCGTCCCTAGCTGCGTCGTGGAGGTGGAGGCGGCGTGCGTCATGGAGGTGGGAGGCGGCGTTAGGGACTGGGAGATCGTCGTCGCAGCTGTCGTCGTTGGAGGGGTCGTGGgaagggaggggaggggagatgCTGCAGGGActggggcggcggcggtgggggaGGATGGAGGGGAGCACCTG TCTGCATTTGCTGCCGTCGTCACACCGTCGGCGATaatggcgtcgtcgtcgtcgtcggccccTGATCTGACGGTGGCGGACGAGGATGTCCTCGAGTGCGGTGTCTGCTTCCTCCCGCTGAAGCCACCCATCTTCCAG TGCGCCCGGGGCCATGTGTTGTGCTCGCCATGCTCCGACAAGCTCAGGGACGCCGGCAAGTGCCACCTGTGCGGCGTCGCCATGCCCGGCGGCTACCAACGGTGCCACGCCATGGAGCGCGTGGTGGACTCGGTCCGCACCCCGTGCCCGCGCGCGCCCTACGGCTGCGAGGCCAGGCCCCTGTACCACGCGCTCCAGGACCACGTCCTGGCGTCGTGCGCGCACGCGCCGTGCCACTgccctgccgccgccgctgccggcgaGCCGGCGGCGTGCGGCTTCAAGGGCTCCATACCTGCGCTCCTAGACCACGTCGGCGGCGCGCACGGCTGGCCCTGCACGACGGCGCGCTACGGCGCGCCGTCCTGCTCCGTCCATCTCCGCGACGGGTTCAACTTCTTCGTGTCCCACTCCCACAACGTCGACGAGCATGGCAGGAGGTACCTTTACCTGTTCAACGTCGTCCGCCATGGCTTCTGCCGTGCCGCGTCGGTGATCCGTGTCTGCCCTCGCGTCCCCGCGGTGAAGAGAGTGAAGCTCGTGCTCTCATTCTCATACCCAAAGAAGCGCGAAGGGATGAACGAAACCCTTGTCAATGATCAGTTCTTCCATGAGCAGAGAATAGAGTTCAGAGTGGCGTGCTCTGATCTCTCCGATGGTTTGCCCGACAGCTATCAGCTCATTGTGTCCAAATACTTGCTCAGAGACGATGACGACGATATGGTAGTTGTCGTTAAGCAGATTTTCAGTAGTGTTTGA